One Gardnerella vaginalis genomic window, ACTATTGCAAAAATAGTGCATGAAACAGACGTTATTTTGCTTTCTGGCCCACTTGGCGCTGGGAAAACAACGTTCGCGCAGGGTTTTGGACAGGGCTTGGGAATAAAAGATCCGATAGTTTCCCCAACTTTTACTATTGCTAGAGAGCTAAAAGGCACATTTTCTGATGGAAAAGTTGCGAATCTTATTCATGTAGATGCTTATAGGCTTGGTGGAAAAGATTACGCTCCAGGACAAGATGTTGTTTCTAGGCTTTTAGATGAGCTTGAATCTTTAGGTTTAGACGAAGCCTTGGAAGAACCAGGTGATGGAACTGTTGTTCTTATGGAGTGGGGAGAACAGATGGCTGGTGTTCTTGCTGATGTTCGTCTTGAAGTTCATATTGATAGGCCAATTGATAAAGACAAGTCAAATGAGTTTACAAGTGAAGGCAAGCGCGTTGTAACTCTTATCCCGGTCGGAGGAGATTGGTGCAATCGCTTAAAAATTCTTGATTAAGAGTAAGCTAAATTGGTTGGTCAATTTAAGGAAAGAAAATGAGCAATACGCTAATTATAGACACGTCATATGGTTCTACCGTTGGTATTGTGGGGCATGATCCGATAGTAGAAACAGATTCTCGCACGCATGTTGAAAGATTGCAAGTAAACATTGATTCTGCTGTAAAAAATTCTGGATTAGATCTTAAACAAATAGACGAGATTGTAGTTGGAGTAGGTCCTGCTCCTTTTACAGGTTTAAGAGCTGGGTTGGTTGCAGCTAAAGCGATTGCTTTTGCGAATAACGCAAAGATTCTAGGATGCAACAGTTTGCTTCCACAAAGTTTAATGATTCGTTTTGGCGCTTTTGAAGAATCTCTTAAAAATGGCGTTATCTCTAATAATACAATAGTCGAAAATAATGAATCTTGCGTAGCTAAACACACGTATGTTCTTTCGTTAAATGATGCTAGAAGACGTCAAGTTTATATGAGTTTATATGACGATAGTGGTTGTGCAGTAATAGAAATGGACATTGATTATCCTGCAAATATTGTTGATAGAGTAAATCAATATTTTGAATCAAATAAGATTTGTGACTACTGTGTTTGCGTTGCAGGTCATGGTGCTAAAAAATACGCTGAAGATTGGAAGAAAATCGAAAATATACGCCTAATTACAGAAGTGAGCGCTCTTGATTTAGGTGTAAAAGGATTAGAGATATTTAAGCTGTGTGCAAGTCAAAAGGACGTTATTGAACCGCTTTATTTAAGAAGACCAGATGTATCCGTTCCAAACCCGTTGAAGCATGTTTTAGGATCTGGTTCTGCTACAAAAGTGTCGGAAAAATAGGATTCAAGCAGAAGTACGCATATGATTGTAGACATAACTTGTTCAAAATATCCAGCTTGTGCATCAAATAAGAAAAGCTGCGCAATAGAGAAAATTGATTCTGCAAATTCTGAAACAATAGTTTCTCAAATTGCAAAAATCGAAGCAGACTTGTTTGGATCAGGATGCTGGAACAAGAACATGATTTTGCAAGAGTTACAAGCACCAATGCGCGCGTATTATGCCTATATTGACGAAAATGCAAATACTGATACAAATACAGATACGGTAGCTGGGTATGCGGGATTTTGGTTTGATGGCGACGACGCTCAAATAATGACAATAGGCGTTGCAAAAGAATATCAAAAGCAAGGAATTGCAAGCAATCTTCTAAAAACTATGATTGAAAATGCAAAATCAATAGGCGCAAAACGAATGCTTTTAGAAGTTAAAGTAAACAATAATCCAGCATTAAAACTGTATGAAAAATTCGGTTTTACAAAAATGGGATTAAGAAAAAGATACTACATGCCAGAGGGAATAGACGCATATACAATGTGCGCACAAATAGAAGACTTAGACGGTTTAGAAAATTTAGAAAGCTCAAAAAGCTTAGAAGAATCTAGCGAAGCTTATAACAGTGCTAAAAGTGAGGAAAACAATGAGTGAAACAAGCGAGCCAATAGTTTTAGGTATTGAATCAACTTGCGACGAAACAGCAGCCGCAATCGTTAAAGGAAGAACATTAGTTTCTAACGTTGTAGCATCCTCAATGCAAGAGCATGCGCGCTATGGTGGTGTTATACCAGAAATCGCATCGCGTGCGCATGCGGAAGCATTCGTGCCAGTGGTATCAAAAGCATTAGCGGATGCAAATATGGATTTGAGTGATATTGATGCTATAGCAGTAAGCGCGGGTCCAGGATTAGCAGGATGCTTAGCTGTTGGCGTTTCGGGTGCTAAAGCACTAGCTAGTGCCGCAAAAAAACCGATTTATGGAATAAACCACGTTATTGGACACATTGCAGTAACGCAATTGCAATTCGGTGACGTGCCTAAAGATGTTCTAGCGCTTATAGTTTCGGGAGGTCATACTTCTCTTTTGCATGTTAATAACATTGCGCGCAGCATAGATGTTGTTGGAACAACATTAGACGATGCGGCTGGCGAATGCTTTGATAAAGTAGCTAGATTGCTGGGATTCCCTTATCCAGGAGGTCCGCATATTGATAGGCATGGGCGTCTTGGGAATCCAAATACGTTGAAAGTTCCGCAAGGACTTACGCAAGGTCGTTCTGGCAAAGAACATCCTTACGACTTTAGTTTTTCGGGTGTCAAAACAGCTGTTGCGCGTTGGGTGGAAGCTCGACAAGCACAAGGCTTAGAAATACCAGTAGACGATGTTTGTGCGTCTTTAGCAAACTCTGTTGCGGATGTTCTTTCGCGCAAAGCTATGATGGGCTGCGAGGAATACGGTTCAAAAACTTTGTTGATTGGTGGCGGATTCTCCGCAAACTCGCAACTTAGAGAGCATCTTTTAGAGCAAGGCAAAGAGCATGGAATCGAAGTTCGTTTGCCGCAGCTTAAGCTTTGCACGGATAACGGAGCAATGGTGGCAATGCTTGGTGTGAATTTGGTGGAAGCAGGAGTTCGTCCGTCTGCTCCAGATTTTGCAATCGATTCAGCAATGCCACTTACAACCGTTAGCTTATAATAGTAAAAGTAGTTCTAAAATAAGCGAGGTGTTTTGTGTACGAAGGCTATGCACGTAGAGGAGTTTTGCAAGTTGGTGAAAAAATCCAATTCACCGATAGAAAAGGCAAGCGAATCACAGCACAGCTTACTAAAGGCGGAGTTACACAAACCGAGCACGGCATTATTTTGCACGACGATGTTATTGGCAAAACTCAAGGTGTTGTAGTAACAACAGTTAGTACAAAACGCGATTTTGAGCGTAGTAATAAGCAACTTGACGCATCTAAAGAATCAAACAAGCCATGGATGGCAGCGCGTGCAATAGGCGGATGGGATTATGTAGTTATGCGCCCACGATTGGCGGATTACGTTTTATCTATGCCAAGAGGCGCTCAAATCATGTATCCAAAAGATATTGCACAAGTGATTTCTTTAGGAGATATTCGCTCTGGAATGCGCGTTTTAGAGTCTGGAGCAGGCTCTGGCGCAATGAGCTTAAGTCTTTTAGACGCTGTTGGTCAAAGTGGTGAGCTTACAACAATAGAGCTTAGACCTGATTTTGCTAGAATCGCGCAACTAAACGCAACAATTTACTATGGCGAAAAACCAGAATGGTGGAATCTTTTAACTGGAGATTTTGACTCAGTAGCAAAGTCACTTCCAGAAGGCTATTTTGATCGCATTATGCTAGACATGCTTGATCCTTGGAACAGGCTTGAACAAGCCTATAGGGTTATTGCTCCAGGTGGCGTATTAGTTGCGTACGTAACAACCACAACGCAAATGTCTAGAATGACACAAAGTTTGCGAGCTTCGGGAGTTTGGACAGAACCAGAGATTCAAGAAACGTTAGAAAGAACTTGGAAAGCACAAGATTTAGCAGTTAGACCAGATCATGCAATGATAGGTCATACTGGTTTTTTGGTTATTTCGCGCGCAATGGCGCAAGGATTTAATGCGTTAAAGAAGCGCGAGCGTGCTACAAAAGATACTGTTAGCGATATTGATGACTTAACTCCCGAAGAGCGCGCAGAACAGCTAGAAGATTTGTCTCTTAGAGATATATCAGATAGAAAGCTTAGAAAAGTCCTTAGAGATTTAGATTTGCAAATCGCACAATTACCTAACTCAAATCCAAAGCCTAATAAGGCTTAACTGAAGACTGAGGAGATTAAAATGGCGGCGTCAATCAAAAAAATCGTTAAAAAAGTAAAGCATGCAAAATATGTGCTATTACTGATGCGCCACGCAAAAGCACAGCCGCCAACAATGGGAGATGATTGGGGAAGGGACCTTAGCGATAAAGGTTTGAAACAGGCGAAAATAATGGCAAAAGGTTTACAATCCTTAAAGCTTGTTCCAGACTACATTATTTGTTCAAGTGCAAATCGCACCGAACAAACAATGCACAAAATGCTTAAAAAGTTTGGAGATTCTCCAATAGTAGCGTCAAGAAAAAGCTTATATGATGGCGGAATGCAGTCTGTAATGGATGAGCTTTGCGCGATTAGGAGTGATTCTAGAATAACAATGATTATTGGTCATGAGCCAACAATGTCGATGGCTGCGCAATGGCTTTCTTCTCCAGATTCAGATCCTGATATATTAGGAACAATGCGACTCGGATTAGCTAATGCTTCGATTATTGTTTTAGTGTCTGATGTACCTTTTGCATCCTGCGGTTTGCGAGGAGCTAAAGCGTTGGGAATTATAACCCCAAAGGATTTTGAATAGTAAAAATACGCTTAAATTTAAATAAAATCTACATATAAGTTTAGATTATAACGACACCCCAAAATAGCTAATGACCTCATTAAGCCAAATGTTTGCTAGGCTGAATCAGGTTAAAGAATTGTTTTGGAGGATATATGTCTACTGTTTTAACGTCCGTATCAGGATTCCCACGAATCGGCGCAAATCGCGATCTTAAAAAAATAATTGAACGCTATTGGAAAAAAGATGCAACTTTAGAAGAAGTGAGACAAGTTGCAAAAGATTTGCGCAAAAAGCATTGGAAAATTCAGGCAGAAGCTGGAATAGAACTTATACCAAGCAATGATTTTAGCTATTACGATCAAATGCTAGACACAGCAATCTTGCTTGGTGCAGTGCCAGAAAGATACAAGAAGCTAAAGTTTGAAAATGCAGAAGATACGCTTTTTGCAATTGCGCGCGGATATCAAGGGGAACGAGGAGATGTAACAGCGCTTCCAATGAAAAAGTGGTTCACAACCAACTACCACTACATTGTTCCAGAAGTAGAAAATCCGCAAGATTTGCATTTAGCTGGCACAAAACCATTCGACGAGTTCAATGAAGCAAAAGCGCTCGGAATTGAAACGAAGCCAGTGTTGATTGGACCATACACCTTCTTAAAACTAGCGCGCACTCCGCAAGCTCAAGAATTAGAGGCAAATAAAGAAACAATTGAAGCATTAGCAAACGCATATTGCGATATTGTAAAACGATTTGTAAGTCTTGGAGCAAAATGGCTACAATTTGACGAGCCATACTTGTGCTTAGATAAAGAAGATGGCGATTTAAGGATTTTTAGCGATTTATATAAGCCGATTCTTCAAAGCAGACTTGAAAGTGCGGAGAATGCTGAAAACGTTAAAATTTTGCTCAACACGTATTTTGGCAATATTTTAGACTCGTACAAAACGCTAAACGATTTAGCTTTCGATGCAATTGGCTTAGATTTTGTAGAAGGCAAAGAAGAAAACCTTACAGCTTTGCAAGAATATGGAGTAAACGAAAATACAACTATTTTTGCAGGAGTTGTAAATGGCAGAAACATTTGGAAAAATGATTACGCACAAAGTCTTGGCTTGTTAGATGCTTTGCAAAAAAATGTTACTAATCGCGTAGCTGTTTCTACTGCATGCTCGCTTTTGCATGTTCCATTTAGTACGGATGGAGAAGAGCTTGGAGAAGACGTATTAAAGCATTTTGCGTTTGCTGTAGAAAAGTTGCAGGAAGTAAACGAAATTGCTCAACTTTGCGTTTTGAATGATGATGAGCTTAAAAATAGCAAGGAACTAGCGCAGAATCAGGCATTATTTGACGGGTCTAGAGTAAAAGTAGACGAAAACGTTAAAGCGCGAATCGCAAGCCTTAAGCCAGAAGATTTTGAGCGAAAGCCATCGCGCGCGGAGCGTCAAAAATTGCAAAAAGAAGCATTAGGTTTGCCTGACTTGCCTACAACAACTATCGGATCCTTCCCTCAAACAAAAGAAATAAGGGCGACTAGAGCGCTTTTTAGAAAAGGCGAAATTAGTAAAGAAGAATACGACGACTTTATTCGCAATCAAATAGACGAGTGCATAGAACACCAGGAGCGCATTGGCTTAGACGTTCTTGTGCATGGCGAGTTTGAGCGAAACGACATGGTTGAATACTTTGGCCAGCATTTGCACGGATTTAAGTTTACAAAAAACGCTTGGGTTCAGTCTTACGGAACTCGATGCGTAAAGCCTCCAATCGTTTGGAGCGACGTTTCTAGAGCGCAGCCGATCACAGTAGAGTGGAGTGCGTATGCTCAAAGCCGCACAAACCATGTTATGAAAGGCATGCTAACAGGGCCTGTTACGATTCTTAACTGGTCTTGGCCTCGCGAAGATATTACGCACGAAGAGCAAACTCAGCAGCTTGCTCTTGCAATTCGAGACGAAGTCTTGGACTTGGAGCGTGCTGGAATTCGCGTAATTCAAATCGATGAGGCAGCTTTGCGTGAAAAGTTGCCGCTTAGGCGTTCGGATTGGCATAAGAAGTATTTGGATTGGGCGATTGCAGCTTTCCGTCTTGTGCACTCTGCTGTAGATGCCACTACGCAAATCCACACGCATATGTGCTACTCGGAGTTTAACGACATTATTCGAGACAT contains:
- the tsaE gene encoding tRNA (adenosine(37)-N6)-threonylcarbamoyltransferase complex ATPase subunit type 1 TsaE — translated: MILENQNIKKLVIPTDSCMRDLGKTIAKIVHETDVILLSGPLGAGKTTFAQGFGQGLGIKDPIVSPTFTIARELKGTFSDGKVANLIHVDAYRLGGKDYAPGQDVVSRLLDELESLGLDEALEEPGDGTVVLMEWGEQMAGVLADVRLEVHIDRPIDKDKSNEFTSEGKRVVTLIPVGGDWCNRLKILD
- the tsaB gene encoding tRNA (adenosine(37)-N6)-threonylcarbamoyltransferase complex dimerization subunit type 1 TsaB, with protein sequence MSNTLIIDTSYGSTVGIVGHDPIVETDSRTHVERLQVNIDSAVKNSGLDLKQIDEIVVGVGPAPFTGLRAGLVAAKAIAFANNAKILGCNSLLPQSLMIRFGAFEESLKNGVISNNTIVENNESCVAKHTYVLSLNDARRRQVYMSLYDDSGCAVIEMDIDYPANIVDRVNQYFESNKICDYCVCVAGHGAKKYAEDWKKIENIRLITEVSALDLGVKGLEIFKLCASQKDVIEPLYLRRPDVSVPNPLKHVLGSGSATKVSEK
- the rimI gene encoding ribosomal protein S18-alanine N-acetyltransferase; protein product: MIVDITCSKYPACASNKKSCAIEKIDSANSETIVSQIAKIEADLFGSGCWNKNMILQELQAPMRAYYAYIDENANTDTNTDTVAGYAGFWFDGDDAQIMTIGVAKEYQKQGIASNLLKTMIENAKSIGAKRMLLEVKVNNNPALKLYEKFGFTKMGLRKRYYMPEGIDAYTMCAQIEDLDGLENLESSKSLEESSEAYNSAKSEENNE
- the tsaD gene encoding tRNA (adenosine(37)-N6)-threonylcarbamoyltransferase complex transferase subunit TsaD codes for the protein MSETSEPIVLGIESTCDETAAAIVKGRTLVSNVVASSMQEHARYGGVIPEIASRAHAEAFVPVVSKALADANMDLSDIDAIAVSAGPGLAGCLAVGVSGAKALASAAKKPIYGINHVIGHIAVTQLQFGDVPKDVLALIVSGGHTSLLHVNNIARSIDVVGTTLDDAAGECFDKVARLLGFPYPGGPHIDRHGRLGNPNTLKVPQGLTQGRSGKEHPYDFSFSGVKTAVARWVEARQAQGLEIPVDDVCASLANSVADVLSRKAMMGCEEYGSKTLLIGGGFSANSQLREHLLEQGKEHGIEVRLPQLKLCTDNGAMVAMLGVNLVEAGVRPSAPDFAIDSAMPLTTVSL
- a CDS encoding tRNA (adenine-N1)-methyltransferase, which encodes MYEGYARRGVLQVGEKIQFTDRKGKRITAQLTKGGVTQTEHGIILHDDVIGKTQGVVVTTVSTKRDFERSNKQLDASKESNKPWMAARAIGGWDYVVMRPRLADYVLSMPRGAQIMYPKDIAQVISLGDIRSGMRVLESGAGSGAMSLSLLDAVGQSGELTTIELRPDFARIAQLNATIYYGEKPEWWNLLTGDFDSVAKSLPEGYFDRIMLDMLDPWNRLEQAYRVIAPGGVLVAYVTTTTQMSRMTQSLRASGVWTEPEIQETLERTWKAQDLAVRPDHAMIGHTGFLVISRAMAQGFNALKKRERATKDTVSDIDDLTPEERAEQLEDLSLRDISDRKLRKVLRDLDLQIAQLPNSNPKPNKA
- a CDS encoding SixA phosphatase family protein; protein product: MAASIKKIVKKVKHAKYVLLLMRHAKAQPPTMGDDWGRDLSDKGLKQAKIMAKGLQSLKLVPDYIICSSANRTEQTMHKMLKKFGDSPIVASRKSLYDGGMQSVMDELCAIRSDSRITMIIGHEPTMSMAAQWLSSPDSDPDILGTMRLGLANASIIVLVSDVPFASCGLRGAKALGIITPKDFE
- the metE gene encoding 5-methyltetrahydropteroyltriglutamate--homocysteine S-methyltransferase — encoded protein: MSTVLTSVSGFPRIGANRDLKKIIERYWKKDATLEEVRQVAKDLRKKHWKIQAEAGIELIPSNDFSYYDQMLDTAILLGAVPERYKKLKFENAEDTLFAIARGYQGERGDVTALPMKKWFTTNYHYIVPEVENPQDLHLAGTKPFDEFNEAKALGIETKPVLIGPYTFLKLARTPQAQELEANKETIEALANAYCDIVKRFVSLGAKWLQFDEPYLCLDKEDGDLRIFSDLYKPILQSRLESAENAENVKILLNTYFGNILDSYKTLNDLAFDAIGLDFVEGKEENLTALQEYGVNENTTIFAGVVNGRNIWKNDYAQSLGLLDALQKNVTNRVAVSTACSLLHVPFSTDGEELGEDVLKHFAFAVEKLQEVNEIAQLCVLNDDELKNSKELAQNQALFDGSRVKVDENVKARIASLKPEDFERKPSRAERQKLQKEALGLPDLPTTTIGSFPQTKEIRATRALFRKGEISKEEYDDFIRNQIDECIEHQERIGLDVLVHGEFERNDMVEYFGQHLHGFKFTKNAWVQSYGTRCVKPPIVWSDVSRAQPITVEWSAYAQSRTNHVMKGMLTGPVTILNWSWPREDITHEEQTQQLALAIRDEVLDLERAGIRVIQIDEAALREKLPLRRSDWHKKYLDWAIAAFRLVHSAVDATTQIHTHMCYSEFNDIIRDIDAMDADVISFEASRGDLVVLDAIHNANFETEAGPGVYDIHSPRVPSEEEIVNRIHEILHKMPANKLWINPDCGLKTRGNAETWVSLQNLVSAAKKVRSELGGGLK